A section of the Phaseolus vulgaris cultivar G19833 chromosome 8, P. vulgaris v2.0, whole genome shotgun sequence genome encodes:
- the LOC137825909 gene encoding mitochondrial succinate-fumarate transporter 1-like, with translation MKQDDAEDKSNLHRRKSIPPYMKAISGSLGGIMEASCLQPIDVIKTRLQLDRSGNYKGILHCGTTISQTEGVRALWKGLTPFATHLTLKYALRMGSNAVLQSAFKDPETGKLSGYGRFFSGFGAGVLEAIVIVTPFEVVKIRLQQQKGLSPELLKYKGPVHCARMIIREEGFRGLWAGVAPTVMRNGTNQSVMFTAKNAFDVLLWKKHEGDGKVLQPWQSMISGFLAGTAGPICTGPFDVVKTRLMAQSREGGELKYKGMTHAIRTIYAEEGLLALWKGLVPRLMRIPPGQAIMWAVADQVIGLYERRYIQAAL, from the exons ATGAAACAGGATGATGCAGAAGATAAGAGCAACTTGCATCGAAGGAAATCAATCCCACCCTACATGAAGGCTATTTCTGGCTCACTTGGAGGAATTATGGAGGCTTCTTGCCTGCAACCCATTGATGTCATCAAGACCAGATTGCAGCTTGATAGGTCAGGGAATTACAAGGGAATATTGCACTGTGGTACCACAATTTCACAAACAGAAGGTGTGCGGGCTTTGTGGAAAGGATTGACACCTTTTGCCACACATTTGACCTTGAAGTATGCACTTCGAATGGGTTCAAATGCTGTGCTTCAATCAGCGTTTAAGGACCCTGAGACTGGCAAGCTTAGTGGTTATGGGCGCTTCTTTTCTGGTTTTGGTGCTGGAGTGCTTGAGGCTATTGTTATTGTCACACCATTTGAG GTTGTAAAGATAAGATTGCAGCAGCAGAAAGGTCTAAGCCCTGAGCTTTTGAAATATAAAGGTCCTGTTCACTGTGCTCGAATGATTATTAGAGAAGAAGGATTTCGGGGTCTTTGGGCTGGTGTTGCTCCTACTGTGATGCGTAATGGGACAAACCAATCTGTCATGTTTACTGCCAAAAATGCTTTTGATGTGCTTTTGTGGAAGAAGCATGAAGGGGATGGGAAAGTCCTCCAACCATGGCAATCTATGATTTCTGGATTTCTTGCAGGCACAGCAGGTCCTATTTGTACTGGTCCATTTGATGTAGTGAAAACAAGGTTGATGGCTCAAAGCCGAGAAGGGGGTGAACTGAAATACAAGGGTATGACACATGCTATTAGAACAATATATGCCGAAGAAGGACTTCTTGCCTTGTGGAAAGGTCTGGTGCCTCGACTGATGAGAATCCCACCTGGACAGGCCATTATGTGGGCTGTGGCTGATCAAGTAATTGGTTTGTATGAGAGGAGATATATTCAAGCAGcattgtaa